The Oncorhynchus tshawytscha isolate Ot180627B linkage group LG05, Otsh_v2.0, whole genome shotgun sequence genome includes a window with the following:
- the LOC112250793 gene encoding AP-1 complex subunit mu-1 isoform X2, producing MSASAVYVLDLKGKVLVCRNYRGDVDMSEIEHFMPILMDREEEGNLSPILAHGGVRFMWIKHNNLYLVATSKKNACVSLVFSFLYKIIQVFSEYFKELEEESIRDNFVIIYELMDELMDFGYPQTTDSKILQEYITQEGHKLDTGGPRPPATVTNAVSWRSEGIKYRKNEVFLDVIESVNLLVSANGNVLRSEIVGSIKMRVFLSGMPELRLGLNDKVLFENTGRGKSKSVELEDTKFHQCVRLSRFENDRTISFIPPDGEFELMSYRLNTHVKPLIWIESVIEKHSHSRIEYMIKAKSQFKRRSTANNVEIHIPVPTDADSPKFKTTVGSVKWIPENSEVVWSIKSFPGGKEYLMRAHFGLPSVEAEDKEGKPPISVKFEIPYFTTSGIQITSSEPNRSCSRGRTDPYISRMYNYL from the exons ATGTCAGCAAGTGCGGTGTATGTGTTAGATCTTAAAGGCAAG GTTCTGGTTTGTCGTAACTACAGAGGAGATGTGGACATGTCAGAGATTGAGCACTTTATGCCCATCCtcatggacagagaggaggagggcaaTTTATCCCCTATCCTGGCCCACGGAGGGGTCCGCTTCATGTGGATCAAACACAACAATCTGTACC TTGTAGCAACGTCTAAGAAAAATGCCTGTGTCTCCTTGGTCTTCTCTTTCCTCTACAAAATTATCCAG GTTTTCTCCGAGTATTTTAAAGAGTTGGAAGAGGAGAGTATCAGAGATAACTTTGTCATCATCTATGAGTTGATGGATGAGCTGATGGACTTTGGCTATCCTCAGACTACTGACAGCAAGATCCTTCAAGA GTACATCACCCAAGAGGGGCACAAGCTGGACACAGGGGGCCCGCGCCCTCCTGCCACCGTCACCAACGCTGTGTCCTGGAGGTCAGAGGGCATCAAGTACAGGAAGAATGAAGTCTTCCTGGATGTCATCGAGTCTGTTAATCTTCTG GTCAGTGCGAACGGTAACGTGCTGCGCAGTGAGATCGTGGGCTCCATCAAGATGCGTGTGTTCTTGTCAGGGATGCCTGAGCTGCGTCTGGGCCTCAATGATAAAGTTCTGTTTGAGAACACTGGCC GAGGGAAGAGTAAATCAGTAGAGCTGGAGGACACGAAGTTCCACCAGTGTGTGCGTCTGTCTCGCTTTGAGAATGACCGTACCATCTCCTTCATTCCCCCCGATGGAGAGTTTGAGCTCATGTCCTACCGCCTCAACACACAC GTGAAGCCCCTGATCTGGATAGAGTCGGTGATAGAGAAACACTCCCACAGCAGGATTGAGTACATGATCAAG GCCAAGAGTCAGTTCAAGAGGCGCTCCACTGCCAACAACGTGGAGATCCACATTCCAGTTCCCACAGACGCAGACTCGCCCAAGTTCAAGACCACGGTGGGCAGTGTCAAGTGGATCCCAGAGAACAGTGAGGTTGTCTGGTCCATCAAGTCATTCCCG GGGGGTAAAGAGTATCTGATGAGAGCCCACTTCGGTCTGCCAAGTGTGGAAGCAGAGGACAAGGAGGGGAAGCCCCCCATCAGTGTGAAGTTTGAGATCCCCTACTTCACTACCTCTGGCATCCAG
- the LOC112250794 gene encoding protein FAM32A-like, with product MSDQYATVQKGSLKLKGIGVVSAGKKKKKNKEKKHRLEQKMNTNKNEEEETKSGYIDKRTPAQMAFVKMQEKRQMERILNKAEKTHKRRVEDFNHHLDTLTEHYDIPKVSWTK from the exons ATGTCGGACCAATACGCAACCGTCCAGAAAGGTTCCCTGAAACTGAAAGGAATAGGCGTTGTTTCCGCCGGTAAAAA AAAGAAGAAGAACAAAGAGAAGAAGCATCGTTTGGAGCAgaaaatgaatacaaataaaaatgaagAGGAGGAAACCAAGAGTGGATACATTGACAAAAGAACACCAGCTCAAATGGCTTTTGTCAAGATGCAAGAGAAGAGG CAAATGGAGAGAATTTTGAACAAAGCAGAAAAAACTCACAAGCGGAGAGTTGAG GATTTCAACCATCACCTGGACACCCTGACAGAACATTACGATATTCCTAAAGTCAGCTGGACCAAATGA
- the LOC112250793 gene encoding AP-1 complex subunit mu-1 isoform X1, translating into MSASAVYVLDLKGKVLVCRNYRGDVDMSEIEHFMPILMDREEEGNLSPILAHGGVRFMWIKHNNLYLVATSKKNACVSLVFSFLYKIIQVFSEYFKELEEESIRDNFVIIYELMDELMDFGYPQTTDSKILQEYITQEGHKLDTGGPRPPATVTNAVSWRSEGIKYRKNEVFLDVIESVNLLVSANGNVLRSEIVGSIKMRVFLSGMPELRLGLNDKVLFENTGRGKSKSVELEDTKFHQCVRLSRFENDRTISFIPPDGEFELMSYRLNTHVKPLIWIESVIEKHSHSRIEYMIKAKSQFKRRSTANNVEIHIPVPTDADSPKFKTTVGSVKWIPENSEVVWSIKSFPGGKEYLMRAHFGLPSVEAEDKEGKPPISVKFEIPYFTTSGIQVRYLKIIEKSGYQALPWVRYITQNGDYQLRTQ; encoded by the exons ATGTCAGCAAGTGCGGTGTATGTGTTAGATCTTAAAGGCAAG GTTCTGGTTTGTCGTAACTACAGAGGAGATGTGGACATGTCAGAGATTGAGCACTTTATGCCCATCCtcatggacagagaggaggagggcaaTTTATCCCCTATCCTGGCCCACGGAGGGGTCCGCTTCATGTGGATCAAACACAACAATCTGTACC TTGTAGCAACGTCTAAGAAAAATGCCTGTGTCTCCTTGGTCTTCTCTTTCCTCTACAAAATTATCCAG GTTTTCTCCGAGTATTTTAAAGAGTTGGAAGAGGAGAGTATCAGAGATAACTTTGTCATCATCTATGAGTTGATGGATGAGCTGATGGACTTTGGCTATCCTCAGACTACTGACAGCAAGATCCTTCAAGA GTACATCACCCAAGAGGGGCACAAGCTGGACACAGGGGGCCCGCGCCCTCCTGCCACCGTCACCAACGCTGTGTCCTGGAGGTCAGAGGGCATCAAGTACAGGAAGAATGAAGTCTTCCTGGATGTCATCGAGTCTGTTAATCTTCTG GTCAGTGCGAACGGTAACGTGCTGCGCAGTGAGATCGTGGGCTCCATCAAGATGCGTGTGTTCTTGTCAGGGATGCCTGAGCTGCGTCTGGGCCTCAATGATAAAGTTCTGTTTGAGAACACTGGCC GAGGGAAGAGTAAATCAGTAGAGCTGGAGGACACGAAGTTCCACCAGTGTGTGCGTCTGTCTCGCTTTGAGAATGACCGTACCATCTCCTTCATTCCCCCCGATGGAGAGTTTGAGCTCATGTCCTACCGCCTCAACACACAC GTGAAGCCCCTGATCTGGATAGAGTCGGTGATAGAGAAACACTCCCACAGCAGGATTGAGTACATGATCAAG GCCAAGAGTCAGTTCAAGAGGCGCTCCACTGCCAACAACGTGGAGATCCACATTCCAGTTCCCACAGACGCAGACTCGCCCAAGTTCAAGACCACGGTGGGCAGTGTCAAGTGGATCCCAGAGAACAGTGAGGTTGTCTGGTCCATCAAGTCATTCCCG GGGGGTAAAGAGTATCTGATGAGAGCCCACTTCGGTCTGCCAAGTGTGGAAGCAGAGGACAAGGAGGGGAAGCCCCCCATCAGTGTGAAGTTTGAGATCCCCTACTTCACTACCTCTGGCATCCAG